The following coding sequences are from one Diospyros lotus cultivar Yz01 chromosome 7, ASM1463336v1, whole genome shotgun sequence window:
- the LOC127806714 gene encoding protein RGF1 INDUCIBLE TRANSCRIPTION FACTOR 1: protein MGIQKPAWLEALYTQKFFVPCSIHEHAKKNEKNVFCLDCCTSICPHCVPSHRFHRLVQVRRYVYHDVVRLEDLEKLIDCSNVQAYTINSAKVVFIKKRPQNRQFKGSGNYCTSCDRSLQEPYIHCSLGCKVDFVLKHYKDLSPYLRPCNTLQLSPDFFVPQEMGDEETTNETPHSTIVDCDEPMSWSSGSSGSESMSVICTDFVRKKRSGVLYVCGRTANKVSEEDMATSMSRRKGIPHRSPLC, encoded by the exons atg GGAATTCAGAAGCCAGCATGGTTGGAAGCCCTCTACACTCAGAAGTTCTTTGTGCCATGCTCAATTCACGAACATGCGAAGAAGAACGAGAAGAACGTCTTCTGCTTGGATTGCTGCACCAGTATTTGTCCTCACTGCGTCCCTTCTCATCGCTTCCATCGCCTTGTTCAAGTTCGTCGCTATGTCTATCATGATGTGGTCCGGTTGGAAGATCTTGAGAAGCTCATCGACTGCTCTAACGTGCAA gctTATACGATCAACAGTGCCAAGGTGGTGTTCATCAAGAAGAGACCCCAAAATAGGCAGTTCAAAGGCTCCGGAAACTATTGCACTTCCTGTGACAGAAGCCTCCAAGAACCTTATATCCATTGCTCTCTAGGCTGcaag GTGGACTTCGTGCTCAAACACTACAAAGATCTGTCTCCCTATCTAAGACCATGCAATACGTTGCAACTAAGCCCGGATTTCTTCGTCCCCCAAGAAATGGGAGACGAAGAGACGACGAACGAGACTCCTCACTCGACCATCGTGGATTGCGACGAGCCAATGAGCTGGTCCTCGGGCTCGTCAGGCTCCGAGAGCATGAGCGTGATCTGCACCGACTTTGTTCGTAAGAAAAGGAGCGGAGTACTCTATGTGTGTGGAAGAACAGCCAACAAGGTCTCGGAGGAGGACATGGCCACCAGCATGAGTAGAAGAAAAGGCATTCCCCATAGGTCTCCTTTGTGTTAa
- the LOC127805953 gene encoding probable flavin-containing monooxygenase 1 has translation MKKRVGIVGAGISGLLACKYTIENGFHPAVFEAQDSIGGVWSQTMESTKLQNPRDSFQFSDFPWPASVKELHPSHTQVMEYLESYAQHFNLFPYIRFNCRVISLDYVGVPEEEMQTWYLWGGTGRAFSARGKWNLKLQNTERGCIEEYQFEFVILCIGKHSGFPNIPEFLPDHGPEVYKGKVVHSMEYSALENARAAELVKGKTVAIIGSQKSAIDVATECASVNGLDNPCTLIQRTIYWMLPHSHSSTVNLDFLFFSRFSELMVHKPGETTLHSILATLLSPLRWAISKLVESYFRWELPLKKYGMIPKHSFLEQFCSCQVPLLPESFYRKVAEGSIILKKSQSIRFCQEGLIVDYEHEPLKADIVILATGFNGDEKLRNMFMSTTFRNCIRGPAAKQVPLYRQIIEPRIPQLGIIGYPESYSNLQGSEIRCQWLAQFLCGNFELPSIREMEKEIVEWENYMKRYAGKYFWKTCISIPIWCNDQLCRDMGREPRRKKGLFAELFEPYGPLDYSGLAESKRLKRLSSHFNLS, from the exons ATGAAGAAACGAGTGGGGATCGTCGGTGCAGGGATAAGTGGCCTTCTAGCTTGTAAGTATACCATAGAAAATGGTTTTCATCCTGCTGTCTTTGAAGCTCAAGATAGCATCGGAGGTGTTTGGAGTCAGACGATGGAGTCAACTAAACTCCAAAACCCAAGAGATTCTTTCCAGTTTTCTGATTTTCCGTGGCCGGCTTCTGTAAAGGAACTGCATCCCAGTCACACTCAAGTAATGGAGTATCTTGAATCATATGCTCAACACTTCAATTTGTTCCCCTATATTAGATTCAATTGCAGAGTTATTAGCTTAGATTATGTTGGAGTTCCTgaagaagagatgcaaacatggTATCTGTGGGGTGGAACAGGGAGGGCCTTCAGCGCCAGAGGAAAATGGAACCTCAAACTCCAGAACACCGAAAGAGGCTGCATAGAG GAATACCAATTTGAGTTTGTGATTCTTTGCATTGGGAAACATAGTGGTTTCCCGAATATCCCAGAGTTCCTTCCTGATCATGGTCCAGAAGTGTATAAGGGTAAGGTGGTGCATTCAATGGAGTATTCTGCATTGGAAAATGCCCGTGCTGCAGAACTGGTTAAAGGAAAGACAGTTGCAATAATTGGTTCACAGAAATCTGCTATTGATGTTGCAACCGAATGTGCAAGTGTAAATG GACTTGATAACCCTTGCACATTGATTCAAAGGACTATTTACTGGATGCTCCCCCATAGCCATTCCTCAACTGTCAATCTCGACTTTTTATTCTTTAGCCGGTTCTCAGAATTGATGGTTCACAAGCCTGGTGAAACAACCCTGCACAGTATCTTGGCCACCTTGCTTTCACCTTTG AGATGGGCGATATCGAAGCTTGTTGAGAGCTATTTCAGGTGGGAACTTCCGTTGAAGAAATATGGAATGATACCGAAACATAGTTTCCTCGAGCAGTTTTGTTCATGTCAGGTCCCATTACTGCCTGAAAGCTTCTACCGAAAAGTGGCGGAGGGAAGCATCATATTGAAGAAATCACAAAGCATAAGGTTCTGCCAAGAAGGTTTAATTGTAGACTATGAACATGAGCCCCTAAAAGCAGACATTGTAATCCTTGCCACTGGCTTTAATGGAGATGAGAAGCTCAGGAACATGTTCATGTCTACAACCTTCCGAAACTGCATAAGGGGGCCAGCAGCCAAACAAGTTCCACTCTACAG ACAGATCATTGAGCCACGAATTCCACAACTGGGAATAATAGGATATCCAGAGAGTTACTCAAATCTTCAGGGTTCTGAAATCCGCTGTCAATGGCTAGCACAGTTTCTATGTGGAAACTTTGAATTGCCTAGCATTAGAGAGATGGAGAAGGAAATAGTAGAGTGGGAAAATTACATGAAGAGATATGCTGGCAAGTATTTCTGGAAAACTTGCATTTCAATTCCCATATGGTGCAATGATCAGCTGTGCAGAGACATGGGACGTGAGCCCAGAAGAAAGAAGGGGCTCTTTGCAGAGTTGTTTGAACCATATGGACCATTGGATTATTCAGGACTCGCAGAAAGTAAGAGACTTAAGAGACTGAGTTCACATTTCAACTTAAGTTGA
- the LOC127805971 gene encoding putative UPF0481 protein At3g02645 gives MDLPSILESSSSEERWIEQVSKILEKEVMIDIDLPVSIFRAPAALSAFKPQAYMPRLVGLGPYHHFRSELYEMERCKLAAAGRLQKMFHGIKFEQLVYKLDELEQQVRACYHKYLDIEGHTLSWILAIDGLFLIDFIYLFTNRKEETDLCSTTTAVLVDCGGKKLASDEILGDILMLENQVPIFVLSKILSVHFLPDDVLPSILMSLCKALSPLKFKENVPLSDVLKRAHLLDLLHHLTVPKLEVEDEYRSIYAENDESQNLKDDSQHVFAQLWSNFSGLNVGFVRKITKPIEMIISLPGKIASNAPVLSNLGSKHKEDINPEVDQVCEDNAKSTPMVGEINVPSVSELCDIGFQFCPTSGGITSIELDLKKKRIYLPVVTLDVHSEVIMRNLVAYEATALSKCLVFTRYTELMKGIIDTAEDTRLLREKKIIVNHLKSDAEVADIFNGMSKSIRCTHVPYIDKFIENVNKNYHNTPKVRARDCMKKNVYRSWKLLTLIGVFLLMLLVAFQTFCSVYRCSGVFYSISGSDD, from the coding sequence ATGGACTTACCTTCAATCCTTGAATCAAGCTCCAGCGAGGAAAGATGGATCGAGCAAGTGAGCAAAATCCTCGAGAAAGAGGTGATGATTGATATAGACCTTCCAGTTTCAATATTTCGTGCCCCTGCAGCTCTAAGTGCTTTCAAGCCACAAGCTTACATGCCTAGGCTAGTGGGCTTGGGGCCGTACCACCATTTCCGCTCTGAGCTCTATGAAATGGAAAGATGCAAGCTTGCTGCAGCCGGCAGGCTGCAAAAGATGTTCCACGGCATCAAGTTCGAGCAGCTCGTGTACAAGCTCGACGAGCTCGAGCAACAAGTCCGAGCCTGCTACCACAAGTATCTGGACATTGAAGGGCATACCTTGTCTTGGATTTTGGCCATTGATGGCCTGTTCTTGATtgattttatttacttatttaccAACAGAAAGGAAGAGACCGATCTCTGTTCAACTACAACGGCTGTCTTGGTTGATTGTGGCGGAAAGAAGCTGGCTAGCGATGAGATCTTAGGAGACATTCTGATGCTGGAAAACCAAGTACCGATCTTTGTCCTGAGCAAGATCTTGTCGGTCCATTTCCTTCCAGACGATGTTTTACCTTCGattttgatgagtttatgcAAAGCCCTTTCGCCATTGAAGTTCAAGGAGAATGTCCCTTTATCCGATGTTCTCAAGCGTGCCCATCTGCTGGACCTTTTGCACCACTTAACCGTGCCCAAATTGGAGGTTGAAGACGAATACCGTAGCATATATGCCGAGAACGATGAGTCTCAGAACCTTAAGGACGATTCTCAACATGTTTTCGCCCAGCTTTGGTCCAATTTCTCAGGCCTAAACGTTGggtttgtgagaaaaattaccAAACCGATCGAGATGATCATCAGTCTGCCGGGAAAGATTGCTTCCAATGCCCCAGTGCTGTCCAACCTAGGATCGAAACACAAAGAAGACATCAATCCAGAAGTCGATCAAGTTTGCGAGGACAATGCGAAAAGTACTCCCATGGTAGGAGAGATTAACGTTCCTTCGGTTTCAGAACTCTGTGATATCGGATTTCAATTCTGCCCCACCTCTGGGGGCATCACATCGATCGAACTGGAcctcaagaagaagagaatcTATCTTCCCGTCGTCACTTTGGATGTTCATTCCGAAGTGATAATGAGGAACTTAGTCGCCTATGAAGCAACGGCTCTATCAAAATGTCTAGTTTTTACTCGGTACACAGAACTGATGAAAGGGATTATAGACACAGCCGAGGACACAAGGCTgttgagagagaagaagatcATCGTCAACCATTTGAAAAGCGATGCAGAGGTTGCAGATATCTTCAACGGGATGAGCAAAAGCATCAGGTGTACTCATGTGCCCTACATAGACAAATTCATTGAGAACGTGAACAAGAATTACCATAACACCCCCAAGGTTCGAGCTCGTGACTGCATGAAGAAGAATGTGTATCGTTCATGGAAGCTCCTAACTCTTATTGGAGTTTTCCTTTTAATGTTGCTGGTGGCTTTCCAAACATTTTGCTCAGTTTATCGCTGCAGTGGTGTTTTCTATTCAATCAGTGGCTCTGATGATTGA